Below is a window of Rhipicephalus sanguineus isolate Rsan-2018 chromosome 9, BIME_Rsan_1.4, whole genome shotgun sequence DNA.
gtttttcggttcgcgagaaaacttcgcaatccggaacaactgagctcatgcaatgtgagcatatctcagggtacagcattagcgcgtacctcaggcaggaattcgaaagcaaagatatgttgaaattgtgtgaaaaacgaaaagagtggcaaccagagatgtttatattaacgaaGGTGGACTTTCGCGCTCCTGTGACGCAGGCCAAAGTCGAGAGGGCATTGCCGGCGCTgaagttttttacagcgaaagctgttatgagatcacaacagctgattttggcaccgtagttgtccgccgccgccggtgtctgtgaccgctatcgcgtgatataagaaaaaataaataggaaacaaatttctaggatcggatggtattttaacccgcgccctctgcgtggcagtctggTCTTCCACCAcggtgccacgctagtgcttgtaactccttcgcaaaaaaatctctatacaggcgtcatgtcgggcaagcaatcgcgttaacatatgtaatatcgcgtggcagaagaggaaaataacatccagccatcagacaatgctaatagtGGAAAAAGTGTGTGCGTTAATGCTTCCCACGAGTGTTGCAGAGTTGCcacaccagaattggaatgactccggaatcattccacattttcgcgaccccggaaagGAATGGGGACAaggcttggaggaatggaatgagaatggaattaagcggaTTTTGCACGAAATGGGATGGGAATAGAATAAggcctttttccgaaaatagagcacgtttttgtctacgtcctgtttttcaaacttcaaacattagtaagtcagagcctcaaaattaacaataaagcagtatttttaaaatggcttggctaattacaagcaaAGTATAAGCAACGTGCCTACTACAGACCGAGTCATTAGTTaaaatacaaacaaatgcattatcccagcagatacagaagggagaaaacacattatttctgcgcgttggttcccgttGATACCTTCACacaaaagtggcgaatactctatgcacagcctgatcaaCAATcaacgagcagtttagtacctgacacacgtaaataccctttgcgacaaggaagacattgcatacctgcgcacatgcgaacacagaaagttctcctcaccccatctatgcttgcgaggagcgcttgacaagcgtgagtgctgatgaGCAGTACTGCGGCCCAGCGTTCGGTATTCGATGCAAaagcacaaggtgcccgagcggtgcactgttccaactaataccagcagatcctagagggttttcttccccattaagcaaatcttagttttctccatattcccgaccgctccagacgcgtggcaaaactgcttagtcttcttgaatactacttttgtcagcaaaaaaaaaatacgctatgtcgtcatcttagcattaacacatttaagcttaaacaatattaaaacaccaccattagttcaaacacgctgaccatgcaaatactataggtagcgggagaactgcccctatggaaattagtagggtggttgtactgcacgagatagtcaccaagctactatccctcgaccttggtaacgtgttttgcgtacttttgcacttcttaatgcatctgatgacatcagatttatggggcgttcattcttaactcgataaaactatcaagatgcctttcctacgttgaagaattgccggaatggaattgagctgtcCGGCCTTTCCCAaagtccgaatgggctaagttttttcattccgaggaattgaaaggaatgaaagtgcagcaagttctaattccccggaatggaattggaatggaatgaaggcgcccattccgcaacactgcttcccaaccactgcaatgtgcccagccataatacttcatcatcatcagccacagcacaaagtgcacataatgccttaaagatgtgtagcgggtaccacgattcttcgaagaatgaccaaaaatggcataGCGGGAACTTcgctatttcacaaaaattgtgatgatttatggcgtagtgggtattttGCATGAgtacttgtatcagttgcctcaatagactctacaatgggctctacaaagtacgctctttcagctttcgatatgactgtgctgcatgttccgcgcaggcctggctatctttctatcagaacagcggtctcgcacatcagagagtacgctcaatgacgtgctgcttctgagatcgtgctccctcccttgacacaaatcattgagcccactaaaaaaaattcgtatttgtcttttgagcaaataaatactatgactttgaaattaatactggtttgtgctagttggtagaaattcgtggtacagttacttccgctcctctgaagaacgtgttttacccttgtcctactttcttaaggggagggcaagtaactacatcacaaatccaatgtttttttgtgATTagctttacttcaaatttttgaatacaaaaaaaaaaacgttacgaaccgttacggaacattttttttctcgatCCGGAACaggaacggaacggaactttttgcggtggaacgaaactaaaaccgacacgaaaaacatttcgttccgacaccctgctatCCAGGCCTAACAGCCTCGACGGCGTATACCTCGCCAACGCGaacggtggcttcaggttccgacatgtcgccggctctatcgacagacaatttgttgacgaaatgaccgaggcatccacgatttccaacagctgtactatacctcatacttcgctacacatgggcCCCACGTCACCGCGATAACGAccgaatccaataacaagtcatgaccagctgctggtgctcactgaccacggtgatggtgaccttgttcaagaactgtcaagaacttcttccacacatgtacacgggttcgtaaaacttGCGTGCGTTccccatcataagggacaagtataagcattacatatcagcttaccgcttctggtgttggtaacacccacgttgccgttggcagcgttacccaactgtaaacaactagttatataacacatatgcggctgttcaacatatatgtgggcgtataaaatttatgcaagccattagcttcattttgtaacgtttacCTAAGTAAAAAgaattacgccacattcaccttcccgccgcatgcttcgcataacatcgactcccacggtacgtgggatctgccgaattttttcagtaaGGAAAATATCTTTGTAGCACATGTTGCAGGGACTGTTGCGGGTTCTTAAACGCGAACGGAAAATGGTAGTCCCCAAGCGAAATTACGAGGAACTACGACGTCTTATCGCTCTGTAACTCCTGAAAAATAACGAACAACCATTATGAGATATACAAATAAGAACTGCTTCGTGATGGAAAACAAGTGCTACGACACACCTATACTGTACCCGTGAATGGGTACCAATCCGTAATTCATGATCCAGTTCTTGTTCATAAACAACAAACACGATGAGTAATGCTGCTAGCAAAcatatgccgcaaaaaatttGATAAAAATGCAAATGCTAGCGTTTCGCGCTAGCATTCGACGCAAGCGTTTCACGATAGCATTAACCGAAGTGAACAGCGAGCGTTATCAAAAGTGAACAGGCATTCTTAAAGTTGCGTAAACGCCACCTCACAAGTTCTTCGCCGGCGACATGGGATCACAGCCCTCGCGAGAGTGGCGTGAAACAACAGAGCCTTCATATATGCAGAGCGATCAGGCAGCGTGGTCGTCCCAGCTGCCGAATTCGCCTCGATCGAGCTTGGTGCATCACCCCAGACACGATCGCGATGTCGTCGTACGAGTTGCCCGCCAACGCCAGCGAGGACGTGCTTAGAAGCAAGATAGACGAAGTGCAAGGCAACCTGCATTCGCTGAACATATCCAACTGCATCGTAGCGGTACCGGCATTGCTATTGTCGCTCGCGTCCGGCCTCAGAAACCTACAAACTCTGTCCTGCATCGCGTGCCCTCTGAAGGCGAGCCTTCTTCTGGACCGGCTGCTGACGTCGTTGCAGAACGTCACGCAGCTGGACTTCTCGCTCGTCGACGCCATGGACGACGCCAAGGAAGAACTATTCAAGATCCGGCACTTGGGGATCGTGCACGCGGGTAAGCAGACCAATATTCGCAAGATGTACGTCGAGGTGGCGGACAAACACAACACACAGGTGCTGCTGCTGTTCCTAAATTACTGTCCGCTCCTGAAGGACTTGCACGTTCACTTCGTGCACGACGTCAGTTCTGACTTGTGCGCGGCGACGTGCTCGAGCATCGCCGACCACTTGCTCAATCTTGTGATATTTACGGTCACTTGCGAGGCGCCGTCCACGGCGCAGTCGGACCCGAGGCAGCCGATTGACTTGCGTTACTGCATCGACCTTCACGGTAACGCGGTCTTCCGAAAGAGTCCGCTGGCCTTCAACTGCGCCCAACTGCGAAACGTGGTCCTGTCACCAAATTCGACATTCCCGCTTGAACCAGTCGTCCTGGTGGCCGTCGACAGACCGGATCTCGGTTTCCTTATTGGCGTCCCTCGGTACAATTGCAGCCAGTTACGGAGCCTGTGCGTCCTGCTGTACGCCCGCAACCTCGACCAAGCCGTGTATCCGACCATCAGCACTATGCACAGCACGGCCCTGCGCCAATTCTTCGCCAAGCTTCACAACCTCGTCGAGCTTAACGTCAGCTCCTTCCACTTCGACGACAGCGTCGACTTCACGGAGCTCCTGGCTGCACCCGCCCTGCAGCGCCTCCGAGCGCTGTCCCTGCCACCCTGCGGCTTGCGTCCGGAAGGCGCCGTGCGACGGCTGGCCCTCAGGCTCGGCGACGTGGAAGACCTGGACATCAGACTGAACTTAGACGGCCGCCACAAGAGTTGTCGTTCGTGCGACAAGGAACTGACCATTGAACCTGTGGATGCGAGCGCGTTTCGCAACGGGTCTGGCCGTCTTACGCTGAGCAACGTGCCTAACCTGGTTTCTGTGAACTTTCTCCCGCATTTCAAGATGCCCCACCTGCGATTCATCGACGACTCCGACGTGCCGCATTTCGACTACAGGGCACTCTCAATGACTTTAAGCTCTAGTAAAACCCTCCGCTCCCTCGTCATCGGGATGGCCCTCATTAACTTCAGCGAGATGTCCTTTGAGGTAGGTACTTTTGAATGCCATCCCTCTCCCAGCGGCGCTTTGTTAtttaaagggagactaaagagcaaaagtttttttttttcgtattagcaAATGACTCTTCGTTCACAAGAACACCACGCTCGCTGTGAGAAGACTCTTAATGCGTGAGAAAACGCGTAAggagaaaatgcgggtggcggcgCCGTCTAGAAATTCCCGTATCAGTCGCCGTGACGTGATAGATTTTGACGGCTTCTACCACgggctacgtagttcctaatcggtaaaaatgaagtacatacaTTGTCTTGAGAGGAAtgcagagacttaacataccaagttttaaAAAACTTAGTTGAGCCAATGTGGGCGAACTACgaaacactttgaaatcagtaACGTCAGCATCGAAGA
It encodes the following:
- the LOC119405111 gene encoding uncharacterized protein LOC119405111, which produces MSSYELPANASEDVLRSKIDEVQGNLHSLNISNCIVAVPALLLSLASGLRNLQTLSCIACPLKASLLLDRLLTSLQNVTQLDFSLVDAMDDAKEELFKIRHLGIVHAGKQTNIRKMYVEVADKHNTQVLLLFLNYCPLLKDLHVHFVHDVSSDLCAATCSSIADHLLNLVIFTVTCEAPSTAQSDPRQPIDLRYCIDLHGNAVFRKSPLAFNCAQLRNVVLSPNSTFPLEPVVLVAVDRPDLGFLIGVPRYNCSQLRSLCVLLYARNLDQAVYPTISTMHSTALRQFFAKLHNLVELNVSSFHFDDSVDFTELLAAPALQRLRALSLPPCGLRPEGAVRRLALRLGDVEDLDIRLNLDGRHKSCRSCDKELTIEPVDASAFRNGSGRLTLSNVPNLVSVNFLPHFKMPHLRFIDDSDVPHFDYRALSMTLSSSKTLRSLVIGMALINFSEMSFEFLLCPAIALERLCLLTKTKLATWKAHLVVEAMARQLPTIFYIHIHYVDVETGSETTVTWIGRHEGEAAGPSSRPSVMQKKPCIMCSTQTFVGLAKPHYRELQ